GGGCGAAATAATGGGAGAATTCCATAGTGAACAATCCCCTGCCTTCGGTCATTGACCTTAAGTGGGTCGCGTAACCGAACATTTCGCCAAGCGGAACTTCCGCCTTTACCGCCTGCATAGCACCTCTCATTTCCGTACTGCTTACTCTTCCGCGCCTTGAACTCAGATCACCTATGACAGTTCCCATGTGAGCTTCGGGAACAACCACCTCAAGCTTCATTACTGGCTCAAGCACAACCGGAGAAGATTTATGAATCGCCTCCTTAAATGCCATGGAACCGGCGATCTTAAAAGCGATCTCCGAGGAATCGACATCGTGGAAAGAACCGTCGTAAAGAGTGACCGCCACGTCGACGACCGGATACCCGGAGACAACTCCAGTATCCATGGCCTCGACTATTCCTTTCTGCACCGCGGGAATAAACTCCTTGGGAATCACCCCTCCCTTTATCTGATCGTGGAACTGAAATCCTTCGCCCCTCTCAAGAGGCTCCACCCTTATCTTCACATGGCCGTACTGACCACGCCCACCGGTCTGTCTTATGTACTTCCCTTCGGTTTGAGAAGTGCTGGTTATCGTCTCTCTGTAAGCAACCTGAGGCTTCCCTACGTTCGCATCTACCTTGAATTCCCTTTTAAGCCTGTCGACGATTATCTCAAGGTGAAGCTCCCCCATGCCGGAAATTACCGTCTGACGGGTCTCCTCATCGGTTTTCACCTTGAAGGAAGGATCCTCCATGGCAAGCTTGCTAAGCGAGAGACCGAGTCTCTCCTGATCGGCGTTTGACTTAGGTTCTATTGCAATCGAAATTACCGGGTCCGAGATATGAAGACTCTCAAGTATGACGGGATTTGAATCCGAGCACAGAGTATCGCCCGTAAGAGTGTTCTTAAGCCCAACCGCGGCCGCTATACCACCAGCCTCAACCTCTTTTATATCCTCGCGTTTTTCCGCGTGCATGCGAAGAAGTCTTCCGATCTTTTCGTTTTTAAGATTGGATGAATTGTAGACGGTAGTACCTGATTTAAGCTTTCCTGAATAAACCCGAAGGTAGGTAAGCTGGCCAACGAACGGGTCCGACATGATCTTAAACGCAAGCGCGGAGAAGGGCTCTTCTTTGTCGGGGTTTCTTTCGACTTCCTCATCGGTTTTGGGATGAATGCCTTTTACCGGTGGCAGATCCACGGGAGCGGGCATGTATTCCACAACGGCGTCAAGCAGGAGCTGCACTCCTTTGTTCTTAAAAGCCGATCCCAGCATAACCGGTACTATGGTCGCGTCGATTGTCTGTCGTCTTATGGATTTCCGGATCATCTCTTCGGGGACATCCTCTCCGTCGAGATAAAGCTCCATTATCTCCTCGTCGTTATCTGAAAGAGCCTCTATAAGTTTCTCCCTGTATTCGGCCGCCTGCTCCTTGGTGTTCTCGGGAATATCTATGAATTCAAACTTGGCCCCAAGGCTTTCCCCGTCCCAGACCGCCATTTTCATCCTTATCAGGTCAACTATTCCGGTGAAGTCGTCGCCGTCAAACCAGGGAATCTGAAGACACACGGGATTGGCGTTAAGCCTTTCAACTATCTGATCCACGACTCTGTAGAAATCCGCCCCGACCCTGTCCATCTTGTTCACAAAACACATTCTTGGGACTGAATATCGGTCGGCCTGTCCCCAAACCGTCTCGGTCTGAGGTTCGACTCCTCCGACACAGTCAAACACAACCACCGCTCCGTCAAGCACCTTGAGCGATCTTTCAACCTCTATGGTGAAATCAACGTGACCGGGAGTATCTATGATGTTTATCCTGCAGTCCTTCCAGAAACACGTAGTGGTAGCAGAAGTAATGGTGATGCCCCTTTCGCGCTCCTGCTCCATCCAGTCCATGGTCGCCGCGCCTTCGTGCACCTCGCCGATTTTGTAGGTTATGCCAGTATAGAAAAGTATTCTTTCAGTAGTAGTGGTCTTTCCAGCATCTATGTGAGCAACAATTCCGATGTTTCTCACCCTGTCTATGGGAAATATCTGTTCTGACACCTTAATCCTCCGGGGAATTACCACCTGTAGTGGGCAAAGGCCCTGTTGGCCTCAGCCATCCTGTGAACATCCTCTTTCTTCTTCACGGCGTTGCCCCTGTTGTTATGGGCGTCAATTATTTCCGAAGAAAGCTTGTCTACCATCGATTTTTCTGATCTTGAGCGGGAGGAATTTATGAGCCATCTGATCCCAAGGGACTGCCTTCTGAAGGAACTCACTTCCATGGGAACCTGGTAGTTAGCTCCGCCGACGCGTCTTGACCTTACCTCGACCGAGGGCTTCACCCTGTCAAGAGCATCGTGAAACACTTCAAGCGGGTCCTTTCCGGTTTTTTCGCTTATCTTGTCAAGGGAATCGTAGAAGATTTTTTCCGCCTTGCTCTTCTTGCCGTCATACATCAGGCTGTTTATAAACTTGGCGACTAGAGGGTCTCCGGTTCTGGAATCCGGAGCCAGTTTTCTTCTTTGTGCTCTACCTTTTCTCGCCATCTCCTGCTTCCCGCCCGTTACTTAGGCTTTTTGGCTCCGTACTTGGATCTCCCGTTTCTTCTGTTCTCAACCCCGGTCGAGTCAAGAGTTCCCCTGACTATGTGGTACCTCACTCCGGGAAGATCTTTCACCCTGCCCCCCCTGACGAGCACAACTGAGTGTTCCTGCAGCGTGTGTCCTTCTCCGGGGATATATCCCGTGACCTCTATGCCGTTTGTAAGCCTTATCCTTGCGACCTTCCTTAAAGCGGAGTTAGGCTTTTTCGGAGTGGTGGTGTAAACCCTCACGCAAACCCCTCTTCGCTGGGGACACCTCTGAAGAGCTCTGGCCTTGCTTTTCTTTCTGGCCGTCTCTCTTCCCTTGCTGAGCAACTGGCTTATCGTAGGCATAAAATCATCCTGTTCCCTGATTTGGGTAATCTGACTATTATAAGCTTATTAGCGAGCCGATGTCAAATAAGAAAACGGAAAAAAAACGCTAATCCTTAAATCAGAAGAAGGACTATACTACAGAAAGAAAACAGGTTTTCAACAAGAAATTTTCAAGCGGGAAATTCAACGGGCGTCAGACAAGGAATCACCCTTTAGACACCAAGAATAAAAAGATCATTATGAATCGTCAGGTGACATCCGCGCAACATGTCCATTCCGAGCAGAACGTCGAAATTTGCCAGCCTGATTTTCAGGGATATTACCATGACAGAATTATGCCATCTGACAAACGTATGCCGATGTTGAGGCCTCGTATCTGCGCCCGAAACCATCTCGGGGTTACCTGCAATCCCAATCCAGCCAAATATGCCGCGTTGTCCTCGCTACCATGCACACCTTGAAGATGTATCCAACTGATCGGCTGCAGCATTCCTACCTTTTCTATAACTTTTTGAGAAACAGTGGACAAGGTGAAGGGCCCCTTTCAAGGGACGTATGATCTACAGCGGAACTGGAGAGTTACCTGAAA
This sequence is a window from Candidatus Dadabacteria bacterium. Protein-coding genes within it:
- the fusA gene encoding elongation factor G, translating into MSEQIFPIDRVRNIGIVAHIDAGKTTTTERILFYTGITYKIGEVHEGAATMDWMEQERERGITITSATTTCFWKDCRINIIDTPGHVDFTIEVERSLKVLDGAVVVFDCVGGVEPQTETVWGQADRYSVPRMCFVNKMDRVGADFYRVVDQIVERLNANPVCLQIPWFDGDDFTGIVDLIRMKMAVWDGESLGAKFEFIDIPENTKEQAAEYREKLIEALSDNDEEIMELYLDGEDVPEEMIRKSIRRQTIDATIVPVMLGSAFKNKGVQLLLDAVVEYMPAPVDLPPVKGIHPKTDEEVERNPDKEEPFSALAFKIMSDPFVGQLTYLRVYSGKLKSGTTVYNSSNLKNEKIGRLLRMHAEKREDIKEVEAGGIAAAVGLKNTLTGDTLCSDSNPVILESLHISDPVISIAIEPKSNADQERLGLSLSKLAMEDPSFKVKTDEETRQTVISGMGELHLEIIVDRLKREFKVDANVGKPQVAYRETITSTSQTEGKYIRQTGGRGQYGHVKIRVEPLERGEGFQFHDQIKGGVIPKEFIPAVQKGIVEAMDTGVVSGYPVVDVAVTLYDGSFHDVDSSEIAFKIAGSMAFKEAIHKSSPVVLEPVMKLEVVVPEAHMGTVIGDLSSRRGRVSSTEMRGAMQAVKAEVPLGEMFGYATHLRSMTEGRGLFTMEFSHYFALPANIAEEIKQAANVS
- the rpsG gene encoding 30S ribosomal protein S7; this encodes MARKGRAQRRKLAPDSRTGDPLVAKFINSLMYDGKKSKAEKIFYDSLDKISEKTGKDPLEVFHDALDRVKPSVEVRSRRVGGANYQVPMEVSSFRRQSLGIRWLINSSRSRSEKSMVDKLSSEIIDAHNNRGNAVKKKEDVHRMAEANRAFAHYRW
- the rpsL gene encoding 30S ribosomal protein S12 → MPTISQLLSKGRETARKKSKARALQRCPQRRGVCVRVYTTTPKKPNSALRKVARIRLTNGIEVTGYIPGEGHTLQEHSVVLVRGGRVKDLPGVRYHIVRGTLDSTGVENRRNGRSKYGAKKPK